In the Aristaeella hokkaidonensis genome, TTACGAAGCCCTTGGGTACCAGCAGGTCGGTCATTATACAAATGAGGAAGATGGCTTTTCGGAATACTTCTACCTGAAGAGGATTTAAATACGCGGAAGATTGACAAGCCGGCAGTCATCAATAGCTGTTATGTTCCATAACAATGTATGTGAACAGAATTAGATAAAGAAAAAACAGATCCTTGATGGATCTGTTTTTTGCTTGGTGGGATTAGTAGGACTCGAACCTATGTTCCGTTCGCTCAATGGTCGCACAGAATCCTTGGAGCGGACTCTGTGCTCACTTTCGCGCTAACAAACTCGAGTCGCTTCCGACTCTGTCGGACAGCCCACTGGGCTGACGCTTCTCTCGTTTGCCCCCACGATCGTGGAGCCCCCTAGCGTCAAGGTTCGACTATTTCAAACAAAGCAAAAAGGCCAATCCTTTCGGATGGCCTTTTTCGCTTTGGTGGGATTAGTAGGACTCGAACCTATGACCCCCACGATGTCAACGTGGTGCTCTAACCAACTGAGCTATAATCCCAAACGGTCAGCGAAAGGGATTATAGCATAGCTGAAAAATATTTGCAAGGACTTTTTCTGGAGTTTTATGCTTCTTCTTTCGGCCAGGCCTTGCGCCATTGCGGCAGAACGGTCAGAAGCATTCCGAGGCAGCAGGCAGCCATCACAAGATAGTTCAGGTCCACACGCATCCAGAGCAGGAAATTGATCTTCTGATCGAGCGCGAATTCCAGAAGCATAATAATTCCGGCAAAGATCAGCAGCATTGCAATACGGATGCACAGTTCCTTCACGTTCCGTTGTTCCTTCGGCTGCTTCAGCCAGCAGAAGACCAGAATGCCCAGCACCAGGATCGCACTGATCAGCTGATTGGCCTTCACAAATCCCCAGATGATTACTTCGTCCTTCCGCATGGATTCAAAGAGAATCTGGCAGGAAGCATACATCAGGAGCAGAAGGGAGCATGCTCCGCCGGTCTTCCGTTTTTTCATTCTCAGAAGCACGATCAGGAACACAATGGCTGCCAGGCCTTCCCACAGGTTGATGGAAAAACGCCAGGCGCCATAGTAATTCTTGACTGCAAAGGGGAAACGGCAGATCGCGTCCGGTTCTTCCCAGGCGATCATGCTCCACTCTCCCTCGGGATCGAACCATGTCTTTACGCCTGTACCATAACCCGCGCCAATCAGATATTCTGCAAACCGTCCGGCAATAATCAGCAGTGCCGCCGGAGCCGCTGCCGCGTCCGCAATCTTTCCAAAGGACTGACCGGTGATCTTTGCGGTAAGGAATACTGCGGCGAAACCGCCGAGCACAGCGCCATAGAGCATATAGCTGTATCCGCTGCTGATAAAATCCCAGAAGGACAGTTCGCTGTTTTTGATCCATTCAATAGAACAAAGGAAGAAAGCCGCCCGGCCAATCAGGACGCACAGCGGAAACGCAAGCGCTCCGAAAATAAAAGCTGTGCCGGCCCGAATTCCGGTCTTCTTCTTTTGCAGAAGCATCAGTGCCAATGCAAGCACCGCCGCCCCTGTAATAACCAGAGCAAAGGTATCCATTATGTCAATCCCCCGATGCCGCAGAAGCGAAATAGATCATGCCCGGGATTTCCCGCATGCCGATCGCCTTATTGACCTTTTTCTGTCCCAGCCAGAGTTCGGAAGTTCCACCTCCGTCCAGGTTATAGGCCACCTTGCATTCCGGAAACGTTTTGACGATGAAATCCGCCAGCTCCTGGCCATTCATGCCGTATCCGGTCTTGGCGGAATCCACGGTAAATACCGCGTACTTCAGCGTATCCAGCTGGCAGAATGCCGTCCTTGCTGTCGCCAGGTTCAGGGAATGCGTGCTCGTATTCCTCTCAATTTTCTGGGCGACGCCGTCAATCACCAGAGCAGGTCCAAAGGTGAAGATGTTAACAGCCTTTTTTCCGTCTGCTTCCAGTTTTGCCAGGAAAGCATCCATATCGGCGGAAGTCGCTTTCTGAACCACAGACAGATCGCCCTGGTCATCAACAACCAGTACGTCCTGTTTCATGCCTTCTTCCCAGTCGTCCAGGTTATTCAGGAGCAGTTCCCCCTGGCGCATAACATAGCCCTTGAAGTTGTTCATCTTGACATAGTCGTCATTGAAAGCAACCACCGCGTTGAGATAAGGAACGATCTCCTCAGGCTGTGCGCCCTTCTTGATATCGAAGCTGTCAAAGCTCAGTGCCGTACGGATCTGAGAAGGATCCTTGATCTCGATCACAACCCAGCTGATGGTGGTGCCGCCGTCGCTGGACTTGGAATCATAATTCTTTCTCTGATTCAGTACTGCATGAATAGACTCGTCCTCATATTCCTTGTTCGGCTCGATCCAGCCCTCCGCTTTCGGTGCTGTGCCATGTTCCAGCATATCCTGCGGAATCGGCTTGATTTCCGCCATGGCGGAACCAAGCATACAGAAGGTCAGTACAACGACCGCCAGCACAAGAAGAAAACGCTTTTCTGAACGCATTTCAGATAACTCCTCCCAGACTTTTCATACAAAGTTATTTATATCATAGGAAGGCATTCCACGCAAGCTTCTTGAAGCAATCGGCTTGACATGGATTCCTTCTTTTATGATAATAATTTCATTCCTTTCAAAGGAGGTTTCAGGATGAAAAAACGACTCTGCATCCTGTCTTTCTGTTTGCTCTTCCTGTTGCTGGCCGCTGCCTGTTCCGCTTATGCCGATGATCTGCCGTCCAACTACAGCAAGGCACTGAAATATGTCAAAAACAACCAGCCCATGGAGGCCGTTGCCACAAATGTCGGCTGGAACCCGCAGCAGCTCACGGATATCCGCAACGCGCTGCCGGAAGGCGCTGTGTTCCATTTTACCTGTAAATGGAACGGCGTCACCTTCTCGGATGAAAGTGAAGCACTGGATCTGACCAAAGCAAAGAAGGATCTGAATGATAATACTTTCCGTCTGCTGCTGGCCCTTTGCCCGAATGTGAAGTCCGTGGACAACTCCACCAACAAGCTGCCCTCCAATGACACTTTCATTCCCCTGATGGAAGAGCATCCTGAAATTCATTTTGAATGGATTGTTCATCTCCGCGGAGAACACTACTGTCCTACCAACGCTACCGCCTACAGCACGCTGAATCACACGGATTATGGCACCCGTCTGAAATCCTCAGATCTGGAACTGCTACAGTATATTCCCGGCCTGAAAGCCCTGGATGTGGGACATAACTCCTTCACAGACCTGAGCTTCCTCCGCTTCTTCCCGGACTTGGAGCTGCTGATCATCTCCAACAACGATCATGTTGATGACCTGACTGAAGTCGGGAAGCTTTCCCACCTGAAGTACCTGGAAGTGCATAACACCCACGTTTCTGATCTGTCTCCCCTGGCCAACTGTAAGGAAATGCTGGATCTGAACGTCTCCTCCACCTGGGTGACGGACCTGTCCCCTCTGGATGAAGTCACTTCCCTGGATCGGTTCTGGGCAAACGGGCTGAAGAAGCTTCCAGAATCAGAACAAACCCGTTTCAAGGAACTTCACCCCAACTGCACCGCTGATTTCACCGTCAAGGGTTCCGCCATTTCACACAAATGGCGTGAGCACGATCGCTTCTATCGCTTCCGTAGATGCTTCAGGCATAAAATATGGGTACCCTTTGACGAACCCTGGCCCGAAGACTGACACCTCGCCCGGCATTGCCGGGCTTTTTCATTTCTATTCATTATTTGTACTGTTTATGCATAACATTATGCATATATTCATTTTATATGTTTCTTTAAAAATGTTATGATTTTCTATTGTTTTCCTCTTGACATCCGGTTTTAAGGGGTGTATATTGCCTGCATAATCATGCAGAAGGAGGTCACCCCAATGAATAAAGCTGACATCAAGAAAGTCGTCCTCGCCTACTCCGGCGGTCTCGATACATCCATCATCATCCCGTGGCTGAAGGAGAACTACAACGATCCTGAAATCATCGCCGTCTCCGGCGACGTCGGCCAGGGTACCGAACTGGACGGTCTGGAAGAAAAGGCCATCAAGACCGGTGCCAGCAAGCTGTACGTGCTGGACCTGACTGAAGAATATGTGGATGACTACATCATCCCCACCATGAAAGCCGGCGCTGTCTATGAAGACTACCTGCTGGGCACCAGCCACGCGCGGCCCTGCATCGCCAAGGGTCTGGTGGAAATCGCCAAGAAGGAAGGCGCTGACGCCATCTGCCATGGCTGCACAGGCAAGGGCAATGACCAGGTCCGGTTCGAGCTGGCTGTGAAGCACTTCGCACCCGACATGCCCATCATCGCCCCCTGGCGTGAGTGGAGCATCCAGTCCCGGGATGAGGAAATCGACTACGCCGAAGCGCACAACATCCCGCTGAAGATCAACCGGGAAACCAACTACTCCAAGGATAAGAACCTCTGGCACCTGAGCCATGAAGGCATGGATCTGGAAGACACCGGCAACGAGCCGCTGTACGAAAAGCCCGGCTTCCTGGAAATGGGTGTTTCTCCCATCGATGCCCCCGATGCTCCCACTTATGTGACCATCGATTTTGAAAAGGGCATTCCGGTTGCTCTGGATGGCGAGAAGATGTCCGCCAAGAACATCATCCTGAAGCTGAATGAGCTGGGCGGCGCCAACGGCATCGGCATCATCGACATCGTCGAGAACCGGCTGGTCGGCATGAAGTGCCGCGGCGTCTATGAGACTCCTGGCGGAACGATCCTCTACAAGGCTCATGAGACCCTCGAGTCCATCTGCCTGGACAAGCTCACCATGCACGAGAAGCAGAAGCTGTCCATCACCTTCGCCGAGCTGGTTTACAACGGCCTGTGGTTCTCTCCCCTGCGGGAAGCACTGTCCGCCTTCGTGGACAAGACCCAGGAGAAGGTTACCGGTAAAGTGAAGCTCAAGCTCTACAAGGGCAACATCATCAAGGCCGGTGTCTGGAGTGATTACTCCCTGTATTCTGAAGATATCGCCACCTTCGGTGCCAGCGATTATGACCAGAAGGATTCTGCTGGCTTCATCACCCTGTTCGGTCTTCCCACCAAGGTTCAGGCTCTGGTGGACGCCGCCAACAAAAAATAAGCAAAACCGTTTTTATACCATTCCCGCCCCCACCGGCGGGATGGTTTCATATCATCAGCAGATATCTCAATTGAATTGGACAGTTTGTCAGTCATAGTAATCATAATTATGAATTATGAATTATGAATTATGAATTGTCCTGAAAGGACACTATGATTAAGGTATTTATTGACGGAAGCGCCGGCACCACCGGCCTGCGGATCCGGGAACGGCTTTCCGCCCGGAAGGATATTGAACTGATTATCCTGCCGGAAGAGACCCGCAAGGATCCCACCGCCCGGGCGGATGCACTGAACAGTGCCGCAGTTTCCTTCCTCTGCCTGCCGGATGCAGCAGCAATAGAAGCCGCCTCCTTCGTGACCAGTCCGGATGCTGTCATCATCGACACCTCCACCGCCCACAGGGTATCGGAGGACTGGATTTACGGCATGCCGGAACTGACCGGCCTGCGGGAGAAGCTGAAAACAGCAAAACGTATCGCCAACCCCGGCTGCCATGCCACCGGGTTCATCTCCCTGGTTGCTCCGCTGGTCTCCGCCGGTCTTCTGAAAAAGGATGTCCGTCTTTCCAGCTTCTCCCTTACCGGATATTCCGGCGGCGGAAAGAAAATGATCGCGGAGTATGAAGCGGAAAACGTGGATCCCCTGTATCATGCACCCAGGCAGTACGGCCTCACCCAGATGCACAAGCATCTTCCGGAAATGGCCAAGCTCTGCGGTCTGGATCACGCTCCGGTATTCAGCCCCATTGTGGCGCCGTACTACGCCGGCATGGAAGTCACAGTACCCCTGACGCCCGCGGAAACCTCCGCTACACCTGATGAAATCCGTGAAGTTTATAAGACATATTATCAGAAGGGCCTGATCCGCTTTGCGGAAACACCGGATGAAAGCAGCTTCCTGTCCGCCGGTGCCTTTGCCGGCCGGGACGACCTGCAGGTCTCTGTTTACGGCAATGAAGAACGTATCCTTCTGGTTTCCCGCTTTGACAACCTGGGCAAAGGGGCCTCAGGTGCGGCTATCCAGAACATGAACATCGCCCTTGGCCTTGATGAAGCCGAAGGATTGGTGGTTTAAGCCGGTATAAACCCGGCAGCATCAAACTCAACGGGGAGTTAATGATGGATCAGCAGTTAATCAACGAAATCGACATCATGCCGATGAAGCCGGAGGACTACGACGATGTCCGGGCTCTCTGGATGACCATCCGGGGGTTCGGCATCCGGGCGCTGGATGACTCCCGGGAAGACATTGAGCGTTTCATTCAGCGGAATCCCACCACAAGCGTTGTCGCGAAGGCCGGGAACCGGATCGTCGGCACAATCCTGTGCGGTTCTGACGGCCGCCAGGGCGCACTGTATCATGTATGCGTCGCAAAGGAATACCGGCGCCGGGGCATCGGCACCCACATGGTCGGCTTCTGTATGCATCAGCTGAAGGCCATGGGCATCAACAAAGTGGCATTGATTGCCTTCACAGCCAACGACGCCGGAAACGCCTTCTGGAAACAGATCGGCTGGAACAAACGTTCCGACGTTAACTACTACGATTTCGTACTGAACGATAAAAACATTACGCGTTTTATAGGAGAAGACAATGAAGATTCGTAAGATCGCGGGCGGTTTCACAGCAGCAAAGGGATTTAAGGCTGCAAGCTGCGAAGCGGCCATCAAGTATCAGAACCGTCGGGATATGGCGCTGCTGTTTACGGATGTCCCCTGCGCCGTAGCCGGAACCTTCACCTCCAACAGGGTAAAGGCTGCTCCGGTGCTCTGGGATATGGGCATTGTAAAGTCCGGTAGGCCCGCCCGTGCGGTGGTTGTCAACACCGGCATTGCCAATGCAGGCACCGGTGCGGAAGGCATGCGCCTGTGCAGCGAAACAGCGAAGCACACCGCCGAAATCCTGGGAATCTCCGCCGATGAAGTTCTGGTTGGCTCCACCGGCGTCATCGGTCCGAATGTACCCCTGGACCGGATCACTGCCGGTGTCACCGTGATGGCAAAGAATCTTTCCGATTCTGCTGAAGCCGGCACCCTGGCCAGCAAGGCCATCATGACCACCGATACCGTGAACAAAGAATATGCTGTAGAATTCGATCTCCCCGCTGCTTCAGGTGAAGGAACCGTTACTGTCCGCCTTGGCGGCATGAGCAAGGGCTCTGGCATGATTCATCCGAACATGTGCACCATGCTGGGCTATCTGGCCACAGACTGCGCCATCGATCCTTCCCTGCTGCAGAAAGCCCTCAGCAATGTAATCAAGGATACCTTCAACATGATCACCGTGGACGGCGACACCAGCACCAACGATACCCTGCTGCTCTTCTCCAGCAGCCTTGCCGGTAACAAGCCGATCACCACGGAAGATGAAAGCTATGAGCTCTTCTGCTCCGCCCTGTACAGCGTCTGCCATGATCTGTCAGTCCTGATGGCCTCCGATGGTGAAGGCGCCACCCACCTGCTGGAGATCCGCGTTTTCAACGCCGACACGAAGGAAAATGCCCGGACCCTTGCCCGTTCTGTAGCCGGATCCAGTCTGGTCAAAGCCATGATCTACGGCAAGG is a window encoding:
- a CDS encoding leucine-rich repeat domain-containing protein → MKKRLCILSFCLLFLLLAAACSAYADDLPSNYSKALKYVKNNQPMEAVATNVGWNPQQLTDIRNALPEGAVFHFTCKWNGVTFSDESEALDLTKAKKDLNDNTFRLLLALCPNVKSVDNSTNKLPSNDTFIPLMEEHPEIHFEWIVHLRGEHYCPTNATAYSTLNHTDYGTRLKSSDLELLQYIPGLKALDVGHNSFTDLSFLRFFPDLELLIISNNDHVDDLTEVGKLSHLKYLEVHNTHVSDLSPLANCKEMLDLNVSSTWVTDLSPLDEVTSLDRFWANGLKKLPESEQTRFKELHPNCTADFTVKGSAISHKWREHDRFYRFRRCFRHKIWVPFDEPWPED
- the argJ gene encoding bifunctional glutamate N-acetyltransferase/amino-acid acetyltransferase ArgJ, which encodes MKIRKIAGGFTAAKGFKAASCEAAIKYQNRRDMALLFTDVPCAVAGTFTSNRVKAAPVLWDMGIVKSGRPARAVVVNTGIANAGTGAEGMRLCSETAKHTAEILGISADEVLVGSTGVIGPNVPLDRITAGVTVMAKNLSDSAEAGTLASKAIMTTDTVNKEYAVEFDLPAASGEGTVTVRLGGMSKGSGMIHPNMCTMLGYLATDCAIDPSLLQKALSNVIKDTFNMITVDGDTSTNDTLLLFSSSLAGNKPITTEDESYELFCSALYSVCHDLSVLMASDGEGATHLLEIRVFNADTKENARTLARSVAGSSLVKAMIYGKDANCGRVLCALGYAGPAFDPANIVITMTGKSGSVCFYKDGCVQLFDEEKALAILSEHDVHFDCDMNMGNEEATAWGCDLTYDYVKINGDYRT
- a CDS encoding argininosuccinate synthase — protein: MNKADIKKVVLAYSGGLDTSIIIPWLKENYNDPEIIAVSGDVGQGTELDGLEEKAIKTGASKLYVLDLTEEYVDDYIIPTMKAGAVYEDYLLGTSHARPCIAKGLVEIAKKEGADAICHGCTGKGNDQVRFELAVKHFAPDMPIIAPWREWSIQSRDEEIDYAEAHNIPLKINRETNYSKDKNLWHLSHEGMDLEDTGNEPLYEKPGFLEMGVSPIDAPDAPTYVTIDFEKGIPVALDGEKMSAKNIILKLNELGGANGIGIIDIVENRLVGMKCRGVYETPGGTILYKAHETLESICLDKLTMHEKQKLSITFAELVYNGLWFSPLREALSAFVDKTQEKVTGKVKLKLYKGNIIKAGVWSDYSLYSEDIATFGASDYDQKDSAGFITLFGLPTKVQALVDAANKK
- a CDS encoding prolipoprotein diacylglyceryl transferase family protein, producing the protein MDTFALVITGAAVLALALMLLQKKKTGIRAGTAFIFGALAFPLCVLIGRAAFFLCSIEWIKNSELSFWDFISSGYSYMLYGAVLGGFAAVFLTAKITGQSFGKIADAAAAPAALLIIAGRFAEYLIGAGYGTGVKTWFDPEGEWSMIAWEEPDAICRFPFAVKNYYGAWRFSINLWEGLAAIVFLIVLLRMKKRKTGGACSLLLLMYASCQILFESMRKDEVIIWGFVKANQLISAILVLGILVFCWLKQPKEQRNVKELCIRIAMLLIFAGIIMLLEFALDQKINFLLWMRVDLNYLVMAACCLGMLLTVLPQWRKAWPKEEA
- a CDS encoding GNAT family N-acetyltransferase, which codes for MDQQLINEIDIMPMKPEDYDDVRALWMTIRGFGIRALDDSREDIERFIQRNPTTSVVAKAGNRIVGTILCGSDGRQGALYHVCVAKEYRRRGIGTHMVGFCMHQLKAMGINKVALIAFTANDAGNAFWKQIGWNKRSDVNYYDFVLNDKNITRFIGEDNEDS
- a CDS encoding phosphodiester glycosidase family protein gives rise to the protein MRSEKRFLLVLAVVVLTFCMLGSAMAEIKPIPQDMLEHGTAPKAEGWIEPNKEYEDESIHAVLNQRKNYDSKSSDGGTTISWVVIEIKDPSQIRTALSFDSFDIKKGAQPEEIVPYLNAVVAFNDDYVKMNNFKGYVMRQGELLLNNLDDWEEGMKQDVLVVDDQGDLSVVQKATSADMDAFLAKLEADGKKAVNIFTFGPALVIDGVAQKIERNTSTHSLNLATARTAFCQLDTLKYAVFTVDSAKTGYGMNGQELADFIVKTFPECKVAYNLDGGGTSELWLGQKKVNKAIGMREIPGMIYFASAASGD
- the argC gene encoding N-acetyl-gamma-glutamyl-phosphate reductase, which encodes MIKVFIDGSAGTTGLRIRERLSARKDIELIILPEETRKDPTARADALNSAAVSFLCLPDAAAIEAASFVTSPDAVIIDTSTAHRVSEDWIYGMPELTGLREKLKTAKRIANPGCHATGFISLVAPLVSAGLLKKDVRLSSFSLTGYSGGGKKMIAEYEAENVDPLYHAPRQYGLTQMHKHLPEMAKLCGLDHAPVFSPIVAPYYAGMEVTVPLTPAETSATPDEIREVYKTYYQKGLIRFAETPDESSFLSAGAFAGRDDLQVSVYGNEERILLVSRFDNLGKGASGAAIQNMNIALGLDEAEGLVV